A region from the Kribbella shirazensis genome encodes:
- a CDS encoding helix-turn-helix transcriptional regulator has translation MDDLTEMLKGTLEGCVLEIINAEETYGYAITRRLNELGFADVIEGTVYTILLRLEKNGLVQVTKRPSVQGPPRKFYTLNDAGRAELATFWLKWDYVVSRIDKLKEGRR, from the coding sequence GTGGATGACCTGACGGAGATGCTGAAAGGCACGCTCGAAGGGTGCGTGCTGGAAATCATCAACGCAGAAGAGACCTACGGCTACGCCATCACGCGCCGGCTGAACGAACTCGGCTTCGCCGACGTCATCGAGGGCACGGTTTACACCATTCTGCTGCGACTGGAGAAGAACGGGCTCGTCCAGGTGACGAAGCGGCCGTCCGTGCAGGGCCCACCGCGCAAGTTCTACACGCTCAACGACGCAGGCCGCGCAGAACTCGCGACATTCTGGCTGAAATGGGACTACGTCGTATCACGGATCGACAAGCTGAAGGAGGGCAGGAGATGA
- a CDS encoding potassium channel family protein, producing the protein MADTQRPKTPSRVVVIGLGRFGSSLARELARRGYEILGIDADPRRVQVLSDDLTHTVVADTTDEQALRQVGVPDFERAVVGIGSNLEASILTTSLLVDFGIPNIWAKALNHQQGRILERIGAHHVVLPEHDMGERVAHLVTGRMLDFIQFEDDYAIIKTIAPREADGLPLGQSRLRSKYDVTVVGIKRPGEGFTYATAETVVHKGDVLIVAGKTAAVERVADLD; encoded by the coding sequence TTGGCTGACACACAGCGCCCCAAGACCCCGTCCCGCGTCGTCGTCATCGGCCTGGGACGGTTCGGCAGCTCGCTGGCGCGGGAGCTGGCCCGGCGGGGCTACGAGATCCTCGGCATCGACGCCGATCCGCGCCGGGTGCAGGTGTTGTCCGACGACCTGACCCATACGGTGGTCGCCGACACCACCGACGAGCAGGCGCTGCGGCAGGTCGGCGTACCGGACTTCGAGCGAGCCGTCGTCGGCATCGGCAGCAACCTCGAGGCGAGCATCCTGACCACGTCGCTGCTGGTCGACTTCGGCATCCCGAACATCTGGGCCAAGGCGCTGAATCACCAACAGGGCAGGATCCTCGAGCGCATCGGCGCCCACCACGTCGTACTGCCCGAACACGACATGGGCGAACGGGTCGCACACCTGGTCACCGGCCGGATGCTCGACTTCATCCAGTTCGAGGACGACTACGCGATCATCAAGACGATCGCCCCGCGCGAAGCCGACGGACTGCCGCTCGGGCAGAGCCGGCTGCGCAGCAAGTACGACGTCACCGTGGTCGGGATCAAGCGCCCCGGCGAGGGCTTCACCTACGCCACCGCGGAGACCGTGGTCCACAAGGGGGACGTCCTGATCGTGGCCGGCAAGACCGCCGCCGTCGAGCGAGTCGCCGACCTCGACTGA
- the paaI gene encoding hydroxyphenylacetyl-CoA thioesterase PaaI has translation MDDVAARVAAAMWAEDTASAGLGMKLVEVAEGTARLEMTVRDDMVNGHGIAHGGFVFTLADSAFAFACNSRNQVTVAQACDIVFVAPARRGDVLVAEARERTTFGRNAIYDVTVTRGDEVVAEFRGRSRQLSGTIIPEDEA, from the coding sequence ATGGACGACGTGGCGGCCAGAGTGGCGGCGGCGATGTGGGCGGAGGACACCGCCAGCGCCGGGCTGGGCATGAAACTGGTCGAGGTCGCCGAGGGAACGGCGCGGCTCGAGATGACCGTCCGCGACGACATGGTCAACGGGCACGGGATCGCGCATGGTGGATTCGTGTTCACTCTGGCCGACTCAGCGTTCGCCTTCGCCTGCAACTCGCGCAACCAGGTGACGGTCGCGCAGGCCTGCGACATCGTGTTCGTCGCCCCGGCCCGCCGCGGCGACGTGCTGGTTGCCGAGGCCCGGGAGCGGACGACGTTCGGCCGGAACGCGATCTACGACGTGACGGTCACCCGCGGCGACGAGGTGGTCGCCGAGTTCCGCGGCCGCAGCCGCCAACTGTCCGGAACCATCATCCCGGAGGACGAAGCATGA
- a CDS encoding flavin reductase: protein MTIHGDHPFLPPESERSPVRRLRGRLPSPVGLWTTAYGGKRAGLTVSSMLVADGEPGYVIGLLDPDSDLWETLREARTAVVALLGEPHRQLADAFGYVAPAPGGPFRLIDWTDTEWGPAPVGVSTWAGCTLVGQDPPEVGWGLQVQLEIAHVEFGADDVPALVHRRGRYGTI from the coding sequence GTGACCATTCATGGTGATCACCCGTTCCTGCCGCCCGAGTCCGAGCGGAGTCCGGTCCGGCGGTTGCGCGGGCGGCTGCCGTCGCCGGTCGGGTTGTGGACGACGGCGTACGGCGGGAAGCGTGCCGGGCTCACGGTGTCGTCGATGCTGGTCGCGGACGGTGAGCCCGGGTACGTGATCGGACTGCTCGACCCGGACTCGGACCTGTGGGAAACGTTGCGTGAGGCAAGGACCGCGGTGGTGGCGCTGCTCGGCGAGCCGCACCGCCAGCTCGCCGACGCGTTCGGGTACGTCGCGCCCGCGCCGGGCGGACCGTTCCGCCTGATCGACTGGACCGACACCGAGTGGGGCCCGGCGCCCGTCGGCGTCAGCACCTGGGCGGGTTGCACGCTGGTCGGCCAGGACCCGCCCGAGGTTGGTTGGGGCCTACAGGTGCAACTCGAGATCGCGCACGTGGAGTTCGGCGCGGACGACGTACCCGCCCTGGTCCACCGCCGCGGCCGCTACGGGACTATTTAG
- a CDS encoding serine hydrolase domain-containing protein → MSEALDSTSLTETLAYYDSWLAFNQRYLRVPGVQVAVYAGDAIAFSSAYGWADVENDVPLTDQHLFRIASHSKTFTGTAVFQLVEQGRLRLDDKVSQHVTEIVGTPVGERTVRDLLAHAGGVTRDSLDADWWQLSKAFPDRDQLLEVLRDESSAVIAENERFKYSNIGYGVLGLVVEAASGTPYNSYVQTAIVDKLGLSGLGPELDPDRRSEYAAGYSALTYADTRVPIEHIDTRALASATGFFGNARDLVTYFSAHLPGDDRLLSDKSKREMRHPLWTTGSDEKARYGLGLAVTKVGEREVFGHGGGYPGHITRTLVDPEQRLVVSVLTNAIDGPASQLAEGLFRLLDVAGAKERGTGDLARFTGRFANLWGVTDIMLLGGRLYATDPSAPNPAEEPQELEADGDTLRVTGGNGYGAYGESYRFTFDATGAVESVRGSSGLSLHPIDTFTLEERVTVAP, encoded by the coding sequence ATGTCTGAGGCCCTGGATTCCACAAGTCTGACCGAAACACTCGCGTACTACGACAGCTGGCTGGCCTTCAACCAGCGGTACCTCCGGGTGCCCGGAGTCCAGGTCGCGGTGTACGCCGGGGACGCGATCGCGTTCTCGTCGGCGTACGGCTGGGCGGACGTCGAGAACGACGTACCGCTGACCGACCAGCACCTGTTCCGGATCGCGTCGCACTCGAAGACGTTCACCGGCACCGCCGTGTTCCAGCTGGTCGAGCAGGGCCGGTTGCGGCTCGACGACAAGGTGTCACAGCACGTCACCGAGATCGTCGGTACGCCGGTCGGCGAGCGGACTGTCCGTGACCTGCTGGCGCACGCCGGCGGCGTGACCCGCGACAGCCTCGACGCGGACTGGTGGCAGTTGTCCAAGGCCTTCCCGGACCGCGACCAGTTGCTCGAGGTACTGCGGGACGAGTCGTCGGCCGTGATCGCGGAGAACGAGCGCTTCAAGTACTCGAACATCGGGTACGGCGTGCTCGGTCTCGTCGTCGAGGCGGCGAGCGGCACGCCGTACAACTCCTATGTCCAGACCGCGATCGTGGACAAGCTCGGGCTGTCCGGTCTCGGCCCGGAGCTCGACCCGGACCGGCGCTCGGAGTACGCCGCGGGGTACAGCGCGCTGACGTACGCCGACACGCGTGTCCCGATCGAGCACATCGACACCCGGGCGCTGGCCTCGGCGACCGGGTTCTTCGGGAACGCGCGCGACCTGGTGACGTACTTCTCCGCTCACCTGCCCGGTGACGACCGGCTGCTCTCGGACAAGTCGAAGCGCGAGATGCGCCACCCGCTGTGGACGACCGGGAGCGACGAGAAGGCGCGGTACGGCCTCGGCCTGGCGGTGACGAAGGTCGGCGAGCGGGAGGTGTTCGGGCACGGCGGCGGGTACCCGGGACACATCACCCGCACGCTCGTCGACCCGGAGCAGCGGCTGGTCGTGTCGGTTCTGACGAATGCGATCGACGGCCCCGCGTCGCAGCTCGCCGAAGGGCTCTTCCGGCTCCTCGACGTCGCCGGGGCCAAGGAACGCGGTACCGGCGACCTCGCACGCTTCACCGGGCGCTTCGCGAATCTGTGGGGCGTCACCGACATCATGCTGCTCGGCGGACGGCTCTACGCGACCGACCCGTCCGCGCCGAACCCGGCCGAGGAACCGCAGGAGCTCGAGGCGGACGGCGACACGCTGCGCGTCACCGGCGGCAACGGCTACGGCGCGTACGGCGAGTCGTACCGCTTCACGTTCGACGCGACCGGCGCGGTCGAATCCGTCCGCGGCTCCAGTGGCCTCAGCCTGCACCCCATCGACACCTTCACCCTGGAGGAGCGCGTTACCGTGGCCCCGTGA
- a CDS encoding TrkH family potassium uptake protein, with protein MKWRHPGQVVVAGFALATVVGTVLLMLPVSTETGEATGLLTALFTAVSAVCVTGLIVVDTPTYWSGFGEAVILGLIQVGGLGVMTLASVLAMLVAHRMGMRMQLFAQAETKSLGLGNVRSVVFGVIRLSLIVEAAVAVLLALRFGFGYDESFWRAVYLGVFHAVSAYNNAGFALFSDNLIGFATDPFVLFPIIVAVIIGGLGFPVIAEVLRRRERRGRRWSLHTRVTVLTYGALLAVGTVAVLLTEWRNPNTLGSLDLHHKLLVGLSHGVMPRTAGFNSLDLAHFEPTTLLVNDVLMFIGGGSAGTAGGIKVTTFALLGFVILAEIRGEPTVHVLGRRLPAEVQRQALTVALLGVGVVMIGTVALLAMTSFRLDEVLFESVSAFGTVGLSTGITAKIPAAGQLVLVALMFIGRLGPITMASALALRERPRRYELPEERPVVG; from the coding sequence ATGAAGTGGCGGCACCCGGGCCAGGTCGTCGTGGCTGGGTTCGCGCTGGCCACGGTGGTGGGAACTGTCCTGCTGATGCTGCCTGTCTCCACCGAGACCGGGGAGGCGACCGGGCTGTTGACGGCGTTGTTCACGGCGGTGTCGGCGGTGTGTGTCACCGGTCTGATCGTGGTGGACACGCCGACGTACTGGTCCGGTTTCGGCGAAGCGGTGATCCTCGGGCTGATTCAGGTCGGCGGGCTGGGCGTGATGACCCTGGCCTCGGTTCTGGCGATGCTGGTGGCTCACCGGATGGGGATGCGGATGCAGTTGTTCGCCCAGGCGGAGACGAAGTCGCTCGGCTTGGGTAACGTCCGCAGCGTCGTGTTCGGCGTGATCCGGCTGAGTTTGATCGTGGAGGCCGCGGTCGCGGTGCTGCTGGCCTTGCGGTTCGGGTTCGGGTACGACGAGTCGTTCTGGCGCGCGGTGTATCTCGGGGTGTTCCACGCGGTGTCGGCGTACAACAATGCCGGTTTCGCCCTGTTCAGCGACAACCTGATCGGCTTCGCGACGGATCCCTTCGTTCTGTTCCCGATCATCGTCGCGGTCATCATCGGCGGTCTGGGTTTCCCAGTGATTGCGGAGGTGCTGCGCCGGCGGGAACGCCGGGGGCGGCGCTGGTCTCTGCACACGCGGGTGACGGTGCTGACGTACGGCGCACTCCTGGCCGTCGGCACGGTCGCCGTCCTGCTGACCGAGTGGCGGAACCCGAACACCCTGGGCAGTCTCGATCTGCACCACAAACTGCTGGTCGGGCTGTCGCACGGCGTCATGCCACGCACTGCTGGGTTCAACAGCCTGGACCTGGCGCACTTCGAGCCCACCACCTTGCTGGTGAACGACGTCCTGATGTTCATCGGCGGCGGCAGTGCGGGAACGGCGGGCGGGATCAAGGTGACCACCTTCGCGCTGCTGGGATTCGTCATCCTCGCCGAGATCCGCGGTGAACCGACCGTTCATGTGCTCGGCCGGCGGCTGCCCGCGGAGGTCCAGCGGCAGGCGCTGACGGTTGCGCTGCTGGGGGTCGGAGTGGTGATGATCGGAACCGTGGCACTGCTGGCGATGACTTCGTTCAGACTGGACGAGGTGTTGTTCGAGTCGGTCTCGGCATTCGGTACGGTCGGGCTGTCGACCGGGATCACCGCCAAGATCCCGGCGGCCGGGCAGTTGGTTCTGGTCGCCCTGATGTTCATCGGACGGCTCGGGCCGATCACAATGGCCTCGGCGCTGGCGCTGCGTGAACGCCCACGCCGGTACGAACTACCTGAGGAGCGACCCGTCGTTGGCTGA
- the paaK gene encoding phenylacetate--CoA ligase PaaK: MLGDPCPEELRDAGERLTVDELRPRQLSLLQATVRRAYENVPHYRAALDGVGFKPEDLRELSDLSRLPFTAKADLRDNYPFGMFAVPRTEVVRVHASSGTTGRPTVVGYTRRDLDNWADLMARSIRAAGGRAGDVCHVAYGYGLFTGGLGAHYGAERLGCTVVPVSGGMTERQVDLIRDFGARIIMVTPSYFLSIVDELADRGIDPRDTSLRIGIFGAEPWTEQMRQEVEERTGIHAVDIYGLSEVMGPGVAQECVETKDGLHIWEDHFYPEIIDPVTGEVLPDGSEGELVFTTLTKEAFPVLRYRTRDLTRLLPGTARPGMRRMEKITGRTDDMMIVRGVNVFPTQIEEQILLVEGLTPHYLCVLTRPGRLDELTVQVEAAPDLADRTTAAATLSRRIKDRVGITATVEVLDPHALERSLGKAKRIRDDRRGT, from the coding sequence ATGCTCGGTGATCCCTGCCCCGAGGAACTGCGCGACGCCGGCGAACGACTGACCGTCGACGAGCTCCGGCCCCGCCAACTGTCGTTGCTTCAGGCAACCGTACGGCGGGCGTACGAGAACGTCCCGCACTACCGGGCAGCCCTGGACGGCGTCGGGTTCAAGCCGGAGGATCTGCGCGAGCTGTCCGATCTGAGCCGGTTGCCGTTCACCGCCAAGGCGGACTTGCGGGACAACTACCCGTTCGGAATGTTCGCGGTGCCCAGGACCGAAGTGGTGCGGGTGCATGCTTCCTCCGGGACGACCGGGCGGCCGACCGTTGTCGGGTACACGCGGAGGGACCTCGACAATTGGGCCGATCTGATGGCGCGGTCGATCCGTGCCGCGGGTGGACGCGCCGGGGACGTGTGTCATGTTGCCTACGGCTACGGTCTGTTCACCGGCGGACTGGGTGCGCACTACGGGGCCGAGCGGCTCGGCTGCACCGTCGTACCGGTGTCCGGTGGGATGACCGAACGCCAGGTGGACCTGATCCGCGACTTCGGCGCGCGGATCATCATGGTCACGCCGTCGTACTTCCTCTCGATCGTCGACGAGCTGGCGGACCGCGGGATCGACCCGCGGGACACCTCGTTGCGGATCGGAATCTTCGGCGCCGAGCCCTGGACCGAGCAGATGCGGCAGGAGGTCGAGGAACGCACCGGCATCCACGCGGTCGACATCTACGGGCTGTCCGAGGTGATGGGACCCGGCGTCGCGCAGGAGTGCGTGGAGACGAAGGACGGCCTGCACATCTGGGAGGACCACTTCTACCCGGAGATCATCGACCCGGTCACCGGCGAGGTCCTGCCGGACGGCTCCGAGGGCGAACTCGTCTTCACCACGCTGACCAAGGAGGCCTTCCCGGTATTGCGGTACCGCACGCGCGACCTCACCCGCCTGCTGCCCGGCACCGCGCGCCCCGGGATGCGCCGGATGGAGAAGATCACCGGCCGGACCGACGACATGATGATCGTCCGCGGCGTCAACGTCTTCCCCACCCAGATCGAGGAACAGATCCTCCTGGTTGAGGGCCTCACGCCGCACTACCTGTGCGTCCTCACCCGGCCCGGTCGCCTCGACGAACTCACCGTCCAGGTCGAGGCCGCTCCTGACCTCGCCGACCGCACGACCGCCGCCGCGACCCTGTCCCGCCGCATCAAGGACCGCGTCGGCATCACCGCCACCGTCGAGGTCCTCGACCCACACGCCCTGGAACGCTCGCTCGGCAAGGCCAAACGGATCCGCGACGACCGCCGGGGTACCTAA
- the paaN gene encoding phenylacetic acid degradation protein PaaN, with product MTTDLLSSHRERLDGALTAIRDRGYHSAFPESPSPRVYGETAAADGKAAFEARLGTTYALDIPGSRGTVVTEQSPYGISLDVSYPRVVEDGLDELLAAAQQGLADWRRAGIDGRTGVTLEILDRLHKRVFELANAVQHTSGQAFVMAFQAGGAHALDRALEAVAYAYEEMNRYPATATWEKPAKGDPIRMEKTFTVTGRGVALVIGCNTFPTWNSWPGLFASLVTGNAVVVKPHPLAVLPLAMTVEVCREVLAEAGFDPNLVTLAAERAGDGLAKPLATRPEVKLIDFTGGSEFGEWLEQNATQATVFTEKAGVNAVIVDSTDSFKALCGNLAFTLSLYSGQMCTTTQNLFVPAGGIETDDGHKSFEEVGAGIATAISKLLGDDARAVEILGGIVNQAVISRLDLAPEYGDVVLESRAIQHPAFPEAVVRTPLLVAIDAKDAELYGRECFGPVSFLVRTADTAQSIELFRSTVTESGAMTAGIYSTDAKILDEARDAALDAGVALSENLTGSVFVNQSAAFSDFHGTGANPAANATYTDGAYVASRFRVIQSRRHV from the coding sequence ATGACCACGGACCTGCTCTCCTCCCACCGCGAGCGCCTCGATGGCGCGCTGACGGCGATCCGCGACCGCGGCTACCACTCCGCGTTCCCCGAGTCGCCCAGCCCCCGGGTGTACGGCGAGACCGCGGCGGCCGACGGCAAGGCGGCCTTCGAGGCCCGTCTGGGTACGACGTACGCACTCGACATCCCGGGATCGCGAGGGACGGTCGTCACCGAGCAGTCGCCGTACGGCATCTCCCTGGACGTCTCGTACCCGCGGGTGGTCGAGGACGGGCTGGACGAGCTGCTGGCCGCGGCGCAGCAAGGGCTTGCGGACTGGCGCAGGGCCGGGATCGACGGGCGCACCGGGGTCACGCTGGAGATCCTCGACCGGCTGCACAAGCGCGTGTTCGAGCTGGCCAACGCGGTTCAGCACACGAGTGGGCAAGCGTTCGTGATGGCGTTCCAGGCCGGCGGGGCGCACGCGCTCGACCGGGCGCTGGAGGCGGTCGCGTACGCGTACGAGGAGATGAACCGCTACCCGGCGACGGCGACCTGGGAGAAGCCGGCCAAGGGCGACCCGATCCGGATGGAGAAGACGTTCACGGTCACCGGCCGCGGCGTCGCGCTCGTGATCGGCTGCAACACCTTCCCGACCTGGAACTCGTGGCCCGGCCTGTTCGCGTCGCTGGTGACCGGCAACGCCGTCGTGGTGAAGCCGCACCCGCTGGCCGTCCTGCCGCTGGCGATGACGGTCGAGGTGTGCCGTGAGGTGCTCGCCGAGGCAGGCTTCGACCCGAACCTGGTGACCCTGGCCGCCGAGCGGGCCGGGGACGGCCTGGCCAAGCCGCTCGCGACCCGGCCCGAGGTGAAGCTGATCGACTTCACCGGCGGCAGCGAGTTCGGCGAATGGCTCGAGCAGAACGCCACCCAGGCGACCGTCTTCACCGAGAAGGCCGGCGTGAACGCAGTGATCGTCGACTCCACCGACTCCTTCAAGGCGCTCTGCGGGAACCTCGCCTTCACCCTCTCGCTGTACTCCGGCCAGATGTGCACCACCACCCAGAACCTCTTCGTCCCGGCCGGCGGCATCGAGACCGACGACGGGCACAAGTCCTTCGAAGAGGTCGGCGCCGGCATTGCGACCGCGATCTCCAAACTGCTCGGCGACGACGCCCGCGCGGTGGAGATTCTCGGCGGCATCGTGAACCAGGCCGTGATCAGCCGCCTCGACCTGGCCCCGGAGTACGGTGACGTCGTGCTGGAGTCCCGTGCGATCCAGCACCCGGCGTTCCCGGAGGCCGTCGTCCGGACGCCGCTGCTCGTCGCGATCGACGCCAAGGACGCCGAGCTCTACGGGCGGGAGTGCTTCGGCCCGGTCTCGTTCCTGGTCCGGACCGCGGACACCGCGCAGTCGATCGAGCTGTTCCGGTCCACGGTCACCGAGAGCGGCGCGATGACCGCCGGGATCTACTCGACCGACGCCAAGATCCTCGACGAGGCCCGGGACGCGGCGCTCGACGCCGGGGTCGCGCTGTCGGAGAACCTCACCGGGAGTGTGTTCGTCAATCAATCGGCTGCTTTCAGCGATTTCCACGGCACCGGGGCGAATCCGGCGGCCAACGCGACATACACCGACGGCGCATACGTTGCGAGTCGCTTCCGCGTCATTCAATCTAGGCGTCATGTCTGA
- a CDS encoding DUF1048 domain-containing protein → MGIQDIIEGKKQWRAHMARVKALPPDYQIVYKEIQRYLFKVGPTDLLGDSLLPGLVDFFEEGVAAGKGVLQLTGNDVAAFCDDLIKDSPTYAQIYQESIDSK, encoded by the coding sequence ATGGGCATTCAGGACATCATCGAGGGCAAGAAGCAATGGCGGGCGCACATGGCGCGGGTCAAGGCGCTCCCACCGGACTACCAGATCGTCTACAAGGAGATCCAGAGGTACCTCTTCAAGGTCGGACCGACCGACCTGCTCGGCGACTCCCTCCTCCCAGGGCTCGTCGACTTCTTCGAGGAAGGCGTAGCGGCCGGCAAAGGGGTCCTCCAACTCACCGGCAACGACGTCGCCGCCTTCTGCGACGACCTGATCAAGGACTCGCCCACCTACGCTCAGATCTACCAGGAGTCCATCGATTCTAAATAG
- a CDS encoding DUF1048 domain-containing protein, whose protein sequence is MSFWETITGSDLTREWKAFEARAQALPNDYRAAWDEIKGHLWSYSNFSGRNLMPILDGALGLLEETAADGQSIYHVVGDDIAGFSAALAGGQGARDYRDRWREQLNRNVARKLAKLGA, encoded by the coding sequence ATGAGCTTCTGGGAGACCATCACCGGCAGTGATCTCACCCGGGAATGGAAGGCGTTCGAGGCCCGGGCCCAGGCACTGCCGAACGACTACCGCGCCGCGTGGGACGAGATCAAGGGCCACCTCTGGTCCTACTCGAACTTCAGCGGCCGAAACCTGATGCCGATCCTCGACGGCGCCCTAGGGCTGCTCGAAGAGACAGCTGCCGACGGGCAGAGCATCTACCACGTCGTGGGCGACGACATCGCGGGCTTCAGCGCGGCACTGGCCGGCGGACAAGGAGCCCGCGACTACCGCGACCGTTGGCGCGAGCAACTGAACAGGAACGTCGCACGCAAACTGGCCAAGCTAGGAGCCTGA
- the pcaF gene encoding 3-oxoadipyl-CoA thiolase: MSRVAYLVDGVRTPIGRYGGALSAVRPDDLAAHAISSLLNRTAIDPALIDDVILGCANQAGEDNRNVARMAVLLAGLPDSVPGTTINRLCGSGLDAVASAARSIIAGDNDIVVAGGVESMSRAPFVMPKATTAFSRQAEVFDTTIGWRFVNPALKAQYGIDSMPETAENVAAEFGVSREDQDLFALRSQQRAAKAQANGRLAAEIVAVDVPGKRGAVTVVDTDEHPRETSLEALAGLKTPFRTPGTVTAGNASGVNDGAAALLVMSGEAVEEHGVTPLARVVGTAAAGVPPRIMGIGPAPATRKLLDRTGVALSDVDVIELNEAFASQSLAVLRQLGLPDDAEHVNPNGGAIALGHPLGMSGARLALTAALELRHRDARYALAAMCIGVGQGIATLLTRP; the protein is encoded by the coding sequence ATGAGTCGTGTGGCCTATCTGGTCGACGGGGTCCGTACGCCGATCGGACGGTACGGCGGGGCGCTGTCGGCGGTCCGGCCTGACGATCTGGCAGCGCACGCGATCTCGTCGCTACTGAACCGGACCGCCATCGATCCCGCGCTGATCGACGACGTCATCCTCGGCTGCGCGAACCAGGCCGGGGAGGACAACCGGAACGTCGCGCGGATGGCGGTGCTGCTCGCCGGGCTGCCGGACTCGGTCCCCGGCACGACGATCAACCGGCTGTGCGGGTCCGGCCTGGACGCGGTCGCCTCCGCGGCCCGGTCGATCATTGCCGGGGACAACGACATCGTCGTGGCCGGCGGGGTGGAGTCGATGTCGCGGGCGCCGTTCGTGATGCCCAAGGCCACGACCGCGTTCTCGCGGCAGGCGGAGGTCTTCGACACCACGATCGGGTGGCGGTTCGTGAACCCGGCACTGAAGGCGCAGTACGGGATCGACTCGATGCCGGAGACGGCCGAGAACGTCGCGGCGGAATTCGGCGTTTCCCGCGAGGACCAGGATCTTTTCGCGTTGCGGTCGCAGCAACGGGCGGCGAAGGCGCAGGCGAACGGGCGGCTGGCGGCGGAGATCGTCGCGGTCGACGTGCCTGGGAAGCGCGGGGCGGTGACGGTTGTGGACACCGATGAGCACCCGCGTGAGACCTCTCTCGAAGCTCTTGCGGGTTTGAAGACTCCATTTCGAACGCCCGGAACTGTGACGGCCGGTAATGCTTCGGGGGTGAATGACGGGGCGGCTGCCTTGCTCGTGATGAGTGGCGAGGCGGTGGAGGAGCACGGTGTGACTCCGCTCGCTCGTGTGGTGGGGACTGCGGCTGCGGGGGTGCCGCCGCGGATCATGGGGATCGGGCCGGCGCCCGCGACCCGCAAGCTGCTCGATCGCACCGGGGTCGCGTTGTCCGACGTCGACGTGATCGAGCTGAACGAGGCGTTCGCGTCGCAGTCGCTCGCCGTACTGCGGCAACTCGGTCTGCCCGACGACGCCGAGCACGTCAACCCGAACGGCGGCGCCATCGCCCTCGGCCACCCGCTGGGGATGTCCGGCGCCCGCCTCGCCCTCACCGCCGCCCTGGAGCTTCGCCACCGCGACGCCAGGTACGCGCTGGCCGCCATGTGCATCGGCGTCGGGCAGGGCATCGCGACCCTGCTCACCCGTCCCTGA
- a CDS encoding MarR family transcriptional regulator encodes MSKQSLIAVITGTVARFQDATDRVDAAAAAVLGLNRTDLLCLGVLARGGPLPAGQLAVEAGLSPAAMTAGIERLEKAGYADRTRDSADRRRVLVTATPLAVRRLTELYAPLEKLGSAQLAKYSLAELETIRDFLDQGIELQDQQADRIRGLLPSK; translated from the coding sequence GTGTCGAAACAATCCCTGATCGCGGTGATCACCGGGACGGTCGCCCGGTTCCAGGACGCGACCGATCGCGTCGACGCGGCCGCTGCCGCCGTCCTCGGCCTGAACCGCACCGACCTGCTCTGTCTCGGCGTACTGGCGCGCGGAGGTCCGCTGCCGGCGGGGCAGCTCGCGGTCGAGGCCGGCTTGAGTCCGGCGGCGATGACAGCCGGGATCGAACGGCTCGAGAAGGCCGGGTACGCCGACCGCACGCGGGACAGCGCAGACCGGCGCCGCGTACTCGTCACGGCGACTCCGCTCGCGGTACGGCGCCTCACCGAGCTCTACGCGCCCCTGGAGAAGCTCGGCTCGGCACAGCTGGCGAAGTACTCACTGGCCGAGCTGGAGACGATCCGCGACTTCCTCGACCAGGGCATCGAACTCCAGGACCAGCAAGCGGACCGCATCCGGGGACTCCTTCCGTCGAAGTAG
- a CDS encoding DinB family protein, which produces MTEVQRPPLSADERTQLTGWLDLQRSFVRMKCTGLSEEDAHRKVLPTSPLMTPAGLVAHLRWVEYSWFQLNVMGVPDTGQTPWTEGGHVDAEMFVDDVPIAQLLDEYDAECARSNASIADLPLDALEKGKYAARGEAASLRYVLCHMIEETARHVGHLDIIRELIDGATGYTKLE; this is translated from the coding sequence ATGACCGAAGTACAACGTCCTCCGCTGTCCGCCGACGAGCGCACCCAGTTGACCGGGTGGCTCGACCTGCAGCGGTCCTTCGTCCGGATGAAGTGCACCGGGCTCAGCGAGGAAGACGCGCATCGCAAGGTGCTGCCGACCTCGCCGCTGATGACACCGGCGGGGCTGGTCGCCCACCTCCGCTGGGTCGAGTACTCGTGGTTCCAGCTCAACGTGATGGGCGTGCCCGACACCGGGCAGACGCCGTGGACCGAGGGCGGTCACGTCGACGCCGAGATGTTCGTCGACGACGTACCGATCGCCCAGCTGCTCGACGAGTACGACGCCGAGTGCGCGCGGTCCAACGCGTCGATCGCCGACCTGCCGCTGGATGCCCTCGAAAAGGGCAAGTACGCCGCCAGAGGTGAGGCCGCCTCACTGCGGTACGTCCTGTGTCACATGATCGAGGAGACCGCCCGCCACGTCGGCCATCTGGACATCATCCGCGAACTGATCGACGGCGCCACCGGGTACACCAAGCTGGAGTGA